A genomic segment from Desulfurella amilsii encodes:
- the aroQ gene encoding type II 3-dehydroquinate dehydratase — protein MKILVLNGPNLNMLGKREPNIYGKLSLAELEGNINKLAESLGVEVEFFQSNYEGAIVEKIHQAFGKIDGIIINPGAFTHTSIAIRDAFLSVNIPFVEVHLSNIFKREPFRHKSYLSDIAQGVVSGLEGYSYACALNYFVNLLKN, from the coding sequence ATGAAAATTTTAGTCTTAAATGGACCAAACCTCAACATGCTTGGCAAAAGAGAGCCCAATATTTATGGTAAACTTTCTTTGGCCGAATTAGAAGGCAATATAAATAAACTAGCCGAAAGCTTGGGTGTAGAGGTTGAGTTTTTCCAGTCAAACTATGAAGGAGCTATTGTTGAAAAGATTCACCAAGCTTTTGGAAAAATAGATGGAATCATTATTAACCCGGGTGCTTTTACGCATACAAGTATTGCCATAAGAGACGCATTTTTAAGCGTGAATATACCATTTGTAGAAGTTCATCTATCAAATATATTCAAGCGAGAACCTTTTAGGCATAAAAGTTATTTAAGCGATATAGCGCAAGGCGTTGTGAGTGGGTTGGAAGGATACTCTTATGCTTGCGCTTTAAACTATTTTGTAAACCTATTGAAAAACTAA
- a CDS encoding PaaI family thioesterase — protein MVRFDPTLHKKLPRYNSCIVCGNENDFGLKTWFFTDFEFVYNNCLLDKHYIGYPERIHGGIVCAILDETMGWVATVKTNYFYYTVELCIKYKNIAKPNMELFTKAQFLTIKSKIAFAQATISNESGQIIATAKGKYYPLNPKDQNYVESLLTKEY, from the coding sequence TTGGTAAGATTTGACCCAACTTTGCACAAAAAACTACCGCGCTATAATAGTTGCATAGTGTGTGGCAATGAAAATGACTTTGGTTTAAAAACTTGGTTTTTTACAGATTTTGAATTTGTGTATAATAATTGCTTGCTAGATAAGCATTATATTGGCTACCCAGAAAGGATTCATGGCGGTATAGTCTGTGCTATTTTAGACGAAACAATGGGTTGGGTAGCCACCGTAAAAACAAACTATTTTTATTACACTGTAGAGCTTTGTATTAAATACAAAAATATTGCTAAGCCAAATATGGAGCTTTTTACTAAAGCACAATTCTTAACTATCAAAAGCAAAATAGCGTTCGCACAAGCCACAATTTCTAATGAGAGCGGACAAATAATAGCTACAGCTAAGGGCAAATATTACCCGCTTAACCCCAAAGATCAAAATTACGTAGAAAGCTTGCTAACAAAAGAATACTAA
- a CDS encoding M16 family metallopeptidase has protein sequence MKFQTLKKSGVVGSVGIFVKCGSVFENDRERGLSHFVEHMVFKGTKKRSYFDIAKEIDRLGGIINAFTSKEYTCFYVKVLNDYIEKAWDVLIDIVVNPTINEAELEKEKGVIIEEINSSNDDPQSAVFDAFFESAMPTSVGKPILGTKEQIASYTREDFLDFMGKFYKPENILIAYVGEGAQLDYQNPPEFSYKDYFKNSDISDDYEFRFVPGKNIINRQLEQTNVILGCELFSIYDDRKYASFLANNFFGGNMSSKLFQSIREEKSLCYSIYSSIMFFKKGGCFYISSSTSNAKAQGLVDACIEELDRFKKSGMTKSELDDIKTNFKGQYGLSLESTNSMMIKLGSDSLTYNAYQDPRDIFLKVDRVSLDDIMEVLDLISVDKMHLTCLGNINDISF, from the coding sequence ATGAAGTTTCAGACACTTAAGAAATCAGGCGTTGTAGGTAGTGTTGGTATTTTTGTTAAGTGTGGGAGCGTATTCGAAAATGACCGAGAAAGGGGTTTGTCGCACTTTGTCGAGCATATGGTATTTAAAGGAACAAAGAAACGCTCTTACTTTGATATTGCTAAAGAAATCGATCGCCTAGGTGGTATTATAAACGCTTTTACTTCAAAAGAGTACACGTGCTTTTATGTAAAAGTTTTGAATGATTATATAGAGAAAGCATGGGATGTTTTAATTGATATTGTTGTTAACCCTACGATAAATGAAGCGGAATTAGAAAAAGAAAAAGGTGTTATTATTGAAGAAATAAATTCATCAAATGATGACCCCCAGTCGGCCGTTTTTGACGCTTTTTTTGAAAGTGCGATGCCTACAAGCGTAGGAAAACCTATCCTTGGCACAAAAGAGCAAATTGCTTCATACACTAGAGAAGATTTTCTTGATTTTATGGGTAAATTTTACAAGCCGGAAAACATACTTATTGCGTATGTAGGAGAGGGCGCACAGCTTGATTATCAAAACCCGCCCGAGTTTTCCTACAAAGATTACTTTAAAAACTCTGATATATCAGATGATTATGAGTTTAGATTTGTACCTGGCAAAAATATTATAAACAGGCAGCTTGAACAGACCAATGTGATTTTGGGCTGTGAGTTGTTTAGCATATACGACGATAGAAAATACGCAAGTTTCTTAGCAAATAATTTTTTTGGTGGCAACATGAGTTCTAAACTTTTTCAATCCATTAGAGAAGAAAAATCATTATGTTACAGCATTTACTCAAGTATTATGTTTTTTAAAAAAGGCGGATGTTTTTATATATCTAGTTCAACTTCTAACGCCAAAGCGCAAGGCTTAGTAGATGCCTGTATTGAAGAGCTTGATAGATTTAAAAAAAGTGGTATGACAAAAAGCGAATTAGATGATATAAAAACTAACTTTAAAGGCCAATATGGTTTATCGCTTGAGAGCACAAATAGCATGATGATAAAACTTGGAAGTGATTCTTTGACTTACAATGCATACCAGGATCCAAGAGATATTTTTTTAAAGGTTGATAGAGTGAGCCTTGACGATATAATGGAAGTTTTGGATTTAATTAGCGTTGATAAAATGCATTTAACCTGTTTGGGTAATATTAACGATATATCTTTCTAA
- a CDS encoding DEAD/DEAH box helicase: MQRLEKFANLGISENVLKSLLKKGYEEPTPIQELVIPLMLKTNTDLIAQAQTGTGKTASFGIPLIEKIEEKAQHTQCLILTPTRELALQISQELNSLKGIKKLKILPIYGGQSIDLQISKLKGGVDIIVGTPGRILDHIQRKTINLSNISDMVLDEADEMLNMGFIDDVEEILQHTNDNKRLLMFSATIPQQIISIAKKHMKKYEIIKTKKDEATSNLTQQIYFEVNYEEKFQALCRIIDMQKEFYALIFCKTKIETDELANRLQDAGYSAAALHGDMTQKSREVVLNKFKKRSVEILIATDVAARGIDIENLTHVINYSIPENVESYIHRIGRTGRAGKSGVAITFVTPNEYSRLIYMLKTARLDIKKQGLPTIDEIINFKISRIQSEIESTIQENPEEKYTNLANQLLEQHSALEIIAALLKYSFGEDLDEKNYQDIKEVKPLEAYSKTRLFIALGRQDAMTPRKLIDFIKQQIEINERDIKDIRIFDKFSFVSVPFEEAQTLLQIFKKRSNTKSLITKAREKNV; encoded by the coding sequence ATGCAAAGGTTAGAAAAGTTTGCAAATTTGGGCATCTCGGAAAATGTTTTGAAATCTCTACTAAAAAAGGGCTATGAAGAGCCAACACCAATACAAGAACTAGTAATTCCACTGATGTTAAAAACAAATACCGACTTAATTGCTCAAGCTCAAACAGGCACTGGTAAAACAGCAAGTTTTGGAATACCACTTATAGAAAAAATCGAGGAAAAAGCTCAACATACGCAGTGTTTGATTCTTACACCCACAAGGGAACTTGCCCTTCAAATTTCTCAAGAACTTAATTCCCTAAAAGGAATAAAAAAACTCAAAATTTTGCCTATCTATGGTGGTCAGTCCATAGATTTGCAAATATCTAAGCTTAAAGGTGGCGTCGATATAATTGTAGGTACGCCAGGCAGGATATTAGACCATATTCAAAGAAAAACTATTAATTTGTCCAATATTAGCGACATGGTTTTAGATGAAGCTGACGAAATGCTAAATATGGGCTTTATCGATGATGTGGAAGAGATTTTACAACACACGAACGACAACAAAAGACTTTTGATGTTTTCTGCTACAATACCACAACAAATAATTTCTATTGCAAAAAAACACATGAAAAAATACGAAATTATAAAAACAAAAAAAGACGAAGCAACGTCAAACCTTACACAGCAAATTTACTTTGAAGTTAATTACGAGGAGAAGTTTCAAGCCTTATGTCGCATCATTGATATGCAAAAAGAATTTTATGCGCTTATTTTTTGCAAAACAAAAATTGAAACAGACGAGCTTGCCAATAGATTGCAAGATGCAGGCTATAGCGCAGCAGCTCTTCATGGCGACATGACGCAAAAATCCAGAGAAGTTGTTTTAAATAAATTTAAAAAAAGAAGTGTAGAAATACTTATTGCCACAGATGTAGCCGCAAGAGGCATTGACATAGAAAATCTCACGCATGTCATAAATTACTCAATACCAGAAAATGTTGAATCCTATATCCACAGAATAGGACGCACAGGAAGAGCTGGAAAAAGTGGTGTAGCCATAACTTTCGTTACACCAAATGAGTATAGCAGGCTCATTTATATGCTAAAAACCGCAAGACTTGATATCAAAAAACAGGGTTTACCTACAATCGATGAAATTATAAACTTCAAGATAAGTAGGATTCAAAGTGAGATTGAAAGTACAATTCAAGAAAATCCAGAAGAAAAATACACAAATTTAGCAAATCAGTTGTTAGAACAGCATTCAGCTTTAGAAATTATTGCAGCGTTGCTAAAATATAGCTTTGGTGAAGACCTTGATGAGAAAAATTATCAGGATATTAAAGAAGTTAAACCGCTTGAAGCATACTCAAAAACACGCCTTTTTATCGCCCTTGGCAGACAGGATGCCATGACGCCAAGAAAATTGATCGATTTTATAAAACAGCAAATCGAAATCAATGAAAGAGATATTAAAGACATTAGAATATTTGACAAATTCTCGTTTGTAAGTGTTCCATTTGAAGAAGCTCAAACATTACTTCAAATATTTAAAAAAAGATCCAATACAAAAAGTTTAATAACAAAGGCAAGGGAAAAAAATGTCTAA
- a CDS encoding ATP phosphoribosyltransferase regulatory subunit, giving the protein MSIKHNIPKGVLQFFYPYSRKRRNIENKIMDYLDLKDYKEIVTPTFIYEDNVYQDLYEPLKSKLFKFVDRNSGKTIILRPDVTLQVALAVLLADIELPAKFSYAHYIYRDEKQHANLKREFKQIGAEVFGQNSIETDIEIVNLAIDVLNLVDIENLVVRVSDSQIIDKLLDAYLDTNLIDKKKAVLSLINKKNLSSLKELPLGKFGSVLDALFLRDIDALLKIEPIAQNVSDLIEISQKINKKCQVFLDFFYYEYPLYHSGVSFDIFSENSVLCTGGRYGNLMKLMGKYIPATGFAINLDKLMDFLYTKEI; this is encoded by the coding sequence TTGAGTATTAAGCACAATATCCCAAAGGGCGTATTGCAATTCTTTTATCCATATTCACGTAAGCGCCGCAATATAGAAAATAAGATAATGGACTATCTTGATTTAAAAGATTACAAAGAAATAGTAACGCCCACGTTCATTTATGAAGACAATGTTTACCAGGATTTGTACGAGCCGCTAAAATCAAAATTGTTTAAATTTGTTGATAGAAACAGTGGTAAAACAATTATTTTGAGACCAGATGTGACTCTGCAGGTGGCTTTAGCCGTTTTGCTTGCAGATATAGAGCTGCCTGCTAAATTTTCATACGCTCATTATATATATAGAGATGAAAAGCAGCATGCAAACTTAAAAAGAGAGTTTAAACAGATAGGTGCTGAGGTCTTTGGGCAAAACTCCATTGAAACAGATATAGAGATAGTCAATTTAGCCATAGATGTGCTAAATCTTGTAGATATAGAAAATCTTGTTGTTAGAGTATCCGATAGTCAGATTATTGACAAGTTGCTTGATGCTTATTTAGATACAAATCTTATAGATAAAAAAAAAGCTGTCTTGAGCTTAATTAATAAAAAAAATCTCTCCTCGCTAAAAGAATTACCACTAGGCAAATTTGGATCTGTGCTTGACGCGTTGTTTTTAAGAGATATTGATGCTTTATTAAAAATTGAACCAATAGCACAAAATGTTAGCGATTTAATTGAAATTTCCCAAAAAATTAACAAAAAATGCCAAGTATTTTTGGATTTTTTCTACTATGAATACCCACTTTACCATAGCGGGGTTTCTTTTGATATATTTAGCGAAAATTCAGTTTTGTGCACAGGTGGTAGATACGGTAATCTAATGAAACTTATGGGTAAATATATACCAGCTACAGGTTTTGCGATAAATTTGGATAAATTGATGGATTTTTTATATACCAAGGAGATTTAA
- a CDS encoding adenylosuccinate synthase: protein MNTLVLGSQWGDEGKGKVVDILSEKADIVVRYQGGSNAGHTVCVDSKKFVLHLIPSGILHDGKTCIIGNGVVFDPKSFFEEKKQLEGLGVMLDSKLLISNRCHIVMPYHKSMDVNSEKILGDRKIGTTGRGIGPAYVDKYARVGIRACDLLDKDTLKEKIKSNVEHANRIYSLYDIEPLSAEVIYKEYVEYGQILKAYIKDSVYFLNDAYKKSKSILFESAQGSLLDVDFGTYPYVTSSNPTSGGAFCGTGLPYKALNKVIGIMKAYTTRVGNGHFPTELLNSEGEYLRKNGNEYGATTGRPRRCGWLDLVAVKYAIMVSGIDEIAMTKIDVLDGLDEIKVCVAYELNGKTIDYVPALNSDFEKVKPIYKTFNGFNGTKGINAFDKLPKEAKNYIEEIEEILQTKISIIATGTDRNDTIFRF from the coding sequence ATGAATACCTTAGTTTTGGGTTCTCAATGGGGCGATGAAGGCAAAGGGAAGGTTGTAGATATTCTAAGTGAAAAAGCAGACATCGTTGTGCGCTACCAGGGCGGAAGCAATGCAGGTCATACGGTGTGCGTAGATAGTAAAAAATTTGTTTTACACCTTATCCCATCTGGTATTTTGCATGATGGCAAAACGTGTATTATTGGAAACGGTGTAGTATTTGACCCAAAGAGTTTTTTTGAAGAAAAAAAGCAGCTTGAAGGTTTAGGCGTAATGTTGGATTCAAAGTTGCTCATTAGCAATAGATGTCATATTGTTATGCCATACCACAAGAGCATGGATGTAAATAGCGAAAAAATACTAGGTGATAGAAAAATTGGCACCACAGGAAGGGGTATTGGTCCAGCCTATGTGGATAAATATGCAAGGGTAGGTATTAGGGCGTGTGATTTGTTAGACAAAGACACACTTAAAGAAAAAATAAAAAGCAATGTAGAACATGCAAACAGAATATACAGTCTATACGATATAGAGCCATTAAGCGCAGAAGTAATTTACAAAGAATATGTGGAATATGGGCAAATCTTAAAAGCATACATAAAAGACAGCGTTTACTTTTTAAATGATGCGTACAAAAAAAGCAAAAGTATACTATTTGAAAGTGCTCAAGGTTCTTTACTTGATGTGGATTTTGGTACATACCCTTATGTTACATCATCAAACCCAACCTCAGGTGGAGCTTTCTGTGGCACAGGACTGCCTTACAAGGCACTAAATAAGGTTATAGGCATAATGAAAGCCTATACAACGCGCGTAGGAAACGGCCATTTCCCTACTGAACTGTTAAACAGTGAAGGTGAATACCTAAGAAAAAATGGTAATGAGTATGGTGCTACAACTGGCAGGCCCAGAAGATGCGGTTGGCTTGATTTGGTAGCTGTAAAGTATGCCATAATGGTAAGCGGCATAGATGAGATTGCAATGACAAAAATAGATGTGCTTGACGGTTTAGATGAGATAAAAGTATGCGTAGCCTACGAGCTAAACGGAAAAACAATAGACTACGTACCTGCTTTAAACAGCGATTTTGAAAAAGTAAAGCCTATTTACAAAACATTTAATGGTTTTAATGGTACAAAAGGTATCAATGCCTTTGATAAATTACCCAAAGAGGCTAAAAATTACATTGAAGAGATAGAGGAAATCCTTCAAACAAAAATATCCATTATAGCAACAGGCACAGATAGAAACGATACGATTTTTAGGTTTTAG
- a CDS encoding histidine triad nucleotide-binding protein, translated as MCIFCKVANKELPSKIEYEDEKYMAFYDINPKAPIHLLIIPKKHIENLNDIDESDIGIISDMALIAKNLAKKLGIDKSGYRVVINNGPDSGQEVYHIHMHLLGGNFLGSKLFAKI; from the coding sequence ATGTGTATTTTTTGTAAGGTTGCTAACAAGGAGTTGCCTTCAAAAATTGAATACGAAGATGAAAAATACATGGCTTTTTATGATATTAACCCAAAAGCACCCATACATCTTTTAATCATACCAAAAAAACATATTGAAAATCTCAACGATATCGATGAATCCGACATTGGTATAATTTCGGATATGGCACTTATTGCAAAAAATTTAGCTAAAAAATTAGGTATTGATAAGTCTGGCTATAGGGTTGTAATAAATAATGGACCAGATTCTGGCCAAGAAGTTTATCATATACACATGCATTTGTTGGGCGGTAATTTTTTAGGCTCAAAATTATTTGCTAAAATATGA
- the typA gene encoding translational GTPase TypA, with product MSKNFNDSIRNIAIIAHVDHGKTTLVDAMFKQCGTFRQNQNIQERVLDSMELEKERGITIAAKNSCVFWNGLKINILDTPGHSDFGGEVERALSMVDGAVLLVDAAEGPLPQTRFVLKKALEAKLKIIVVINKIDRPDARTDKVLDEIYDLFIDLDANDEQLEFSVLYAIGKQGIAKRDLNSTENDLSALFEEIIKQIPPPTYQSKDSFSMLVSDLGYSDYLGKLAIGKIFSGFLDNIKTTTFFYFDANGNKKSAFISKMQTYDGIVLKPIEKIEAGDIIVVSGIEDIAIGDTICSSGVEKPLKRIVIDEPTVSMVFSVNNSPFAGKEGKIVQSRNIKERLIKETLKNVSIKFEETDDTDSFIIKGRGEFQMVIIIEQLRREGFEFCVSRPNVIYKYENGIKLEPYEHLFIDCAEEFMGIVTQKIQARKGKMINLSNNFKGRIRIEFLVPSRSLIGFRDEFLTDTKGTGIMNSYLEKYDDYAGDIATRYSGSLVSDRQGSAVAYALFNLQPRGQLFIAPNDPVYEGMIIGEHNKETDLNVNPCKEKKLSNMRAAGKDDNVILSSPNIMTLEKAINFIKDDEMVEITPLSIRLRKTELGAQKRKTLNHTHESN from the coding sequence ATGTCTAAAAATTTTAACGATAGCATTAGAAATATAGCCATAATCGCACATGTTGACCACGGCAAAACAACGCTTGTTGATGCTATGTTTAAACAGTGTGGAACATTCAGACAAAACCAAAATATACAAGAACGTGTACTTGACAGTATGGAGTTAGAAAAAGAAAGAGGCATTACCATTGCAGCCAAAAACTCATGCGTGTTCTGGAATGGTTTAAAAATTAACATTTTAGATACACCCGGCCACTCTGACTTTGGTGGAGAAGTTGAACGCGCTTTATCAATGGTAGATGGAGCTGTACTGCTAGTGGATGCTGCAGAAGGACCACTGCCTCAAACACGTTTCGTATTAAAAAAAGCACTGGAAGCAAAGTTAAAAATAATTGTCGTGATTAATAAAATTGATAGACCAGACGCAAGAACAGATAAAGTTTTAGACGAAATATACGATTTATTTATTGATTTAGATGCAAATGATGAACAATTGGAGTTTAGCGTCCTTTACGCAATAGGCAAACAAGGCATAGCAAAAAGGGATCTAAATAGTACTGAAAATGATCTCTCGGCTCTTTTTGAAGAAATTATAAAACAAATACCGCCGCCTACTTACCAAAGCAAAGACAGTTTTTCAATGCTTGTAAGCGATCTAGGATATTCTGATTATTTGGGTAAACTAGCCATTGGGAAAATATTTAGTGGGTTTTTAGATAATATTAAAACCACAACTTTTTTTTATTTTGATGCAAATGGCAACAAAAAAAGCGCTTTTATAAGCAAGATGCAGACTTACGACGGCATAGTCTTAAAACCTATTGAAAAAATTGAAGCTGGTGATATTATCGTAGTATCAGGTATAGAAGACATAGCAATAGGCGATACAATTTGCTCAAGTGGCGTAGAAAAACCACTAAAGCGTATAGTTATAGATGAGCCCACCGTTTCAATGGTATTTAGCGTAAACAACTCACCTTTTGCTGGCAAAGAAGGCAAAATAGTCCAATCACGAAACATTAAAGAACGCCTAATTAAAGAAACGTTAAAAAATGTATCGATAAAATTTGAAGAAACAGACGATACTGATAGTTTTATTATAAAGGGACGCGGCGAATTCCAGATGGTTATAATTATCGAACAATTGAGAAGAGAAGGCTTCGAATTTTGCGTAAGTAGGCCGAATGTCATATATAAGTACGAAAATGGTATAAAGTTAGAACCATATGAGCATTTGTTTATAGATTGCGCTGAAGAATTCATGGGCATTGTAACACAAAAAATCCAAGCTAGAAAAGGCAAAATGATTAACCTTTCAAATAATTTTAAAGGACGCATAAGGATTGAGTTTCTTGTACCTTCACGATCGCTTATAGGCTTTAGAGATGAATTTTTAACAGACACAAAGGGTACTGGCATAATGAATTCATACTTAGAAAAATATGACGATTATGCCGGTGATATAGCAACACGCTATAGCGGATCTTTGGTAAGTGACAGGCAAGGCAGTGCAGTTGCATATGCTTTATTTAATTTGCAACCAAGAGGACAATTATTTATTGCCCCGAATGATCCTGTTTACGAAGGTATGATAATAGGCGAGCATAACAAAGAAACAGACTTAAACGTTAATCCATGTAAAGAAAAAAAGCTTTCAAATATGAGGGCTGCAGGAAAAGACGATAATGTTATACTATCAAGTCCAAATATTATGACGCTAGAAAAAGCTATAAACTTTATAAAAGACGACGAAATGGTTGAAATAACACCACTTTCTATTAGACTAAGAAAAACAGAACTGGGTGCTCAAAAAAGAAAAACTTTAAATCACACTCATGAATCAAATTAG
- a CDS encoding pyridoxal-phosphate-dependent aminotransferase family protein, with translation MKKYLMTPGPTPVPEQIALAMAAPIIHHRTKEYIQLHEQARENLKKIFQTKNDIVIFSSSGTGAMEASVSNILSDNDKALVVEAGKFGERFSQLVNSFGAEAVVLKKEYGEFVSPDEIEEYVKKYSPKAIYMQACETSTGVYHPIDEIGKILKEKYPEIVFVVDGITAVGCIDIKTDEWGIDILLTGSQKAFMLPPGLAIASVSEKAKEIASQNKNKRYYFDILGELNAQAGHFTPPVTLILGLNAAVNMMLEEGLENVFRRHQFLAKATQEAVKVMGLELFAKRPSLSLTAVKSPQGIDSKQIIDIMDSFGVSISNGQGSMKGKIFRIAHLGYFYPPDIILTIGTLEISLKKLGIDKLGVGTKKALEIFVEY, from the coding sequence ATGAAAAAATACTTAATGACACCAGGTCCAACGCCTGTACCAGAACAAATTGCATTAGCTATGGCTGCGCCTATTATACATCATAGAACAAAAGAATATATACAGCTGCATGAGCAAGCAAGGGAAAATTTAAAGAAAATATTTCAAACTAAAAACGACATAGTGATTTTTTCATCAAGTGGCACAGGGGCAATGGAAGCTTCTGTTTCTAATATATTGTCAGACAATGATAAAGCGCTTGTTGTTGAAGCGGGAAAATTCGGCGAGAGATTTAGTCAACTTGTAAATAGCTTTGGAGCTGAAGCTGTAGTATTAAAAAAAGAATACGGTGAATTTGTTAGTCCAGATGAGATTGAGGAGTATGTAAAAAAATACAGTCCAAAAGCTATTTATATGCAAGCATGCGAAACATCCACGGGCGTGTACCATCCCATTGATGAGATTGGTAAAATACTTAAAGAAAAGTACCCAGAAATCGTTTTTGTTGTAGATGGTATTACAGCTGTGGGTTGCATTGATATCAAAACCGATGAGTGGGGTATTGATATACTTTTGACTGGATCTCAAAAGGCTTTTATGTTACCGCCCGGTCTTGCGATTGCTTCTGTTAGCGAAAAAGCAAAAGAAATAGCAAGTCAAAACAAAAACAAAAGGTATTACTTTGATATTTTAGGCGAGCTTAACGCTCAAGCAGGCCATTTTACACCGCCTGTAACATTGATTTTAGGTTTGAATGCAGCAGTTAATATGATGCTGGAAGAAGGCTTAGAAAATGTTTTCAGAAGGCACCAATTTTTAGCTAAAGCAACGCAAGAAGCTGTTAAAGTAATGGGGCTAGAGCTTTTTGCAAAAAGACCCTCGTTGTCTTTAACTGCCGTTAAATCACCACAAGGGATAGATTCAAAACAAATTATAGACATTATGGACAGCTTTGGCGTTTCTATATCCAATGGTCAAGGTTCTATGAAAGGTAAGATTTTTAGAATAGCACATTTGGGTTATTTTTATCCACCAGATATTATATTAACCATTGGCACGCTTGAGATATCCTTAAAAAAACTAGGTATAGATAAACTAGGCGTAGGCACAAAAAAAGCTTTGGAGATTTTTGTTGAGTATTAA